In Apium graveolens cultivar Ventura chromosome 10, ASM990537v1, whole genome shotgun sequence, the following are encoded in one genomic region:
- the LOC141691319 gene encoding uncharacterized protein LOC141691319, with translation MAYGTEALVPVEVGLESYRTETYNAETNSFGLKANVDLLEEEREVAHQRNMRYLLQAAQHYDFNVKNRAFRVGDLVLRELAASMSAKQGKLQPNWEGPYKVTEVVRPGTYKLETLSGKSIKNTWHASRLQKFYQ, from the coding sequence ATGGCTTATGGCACCGAGGCCCTAGTTCCTGTTGAAGTGGGCTTGGAATCATACCGAACCGAGACCTACAATGCGGAAACTAATAGCTTCGGGTTGAAGGCGAACGTAGACTTGCTGGAGGAAGAAAGAGAAGTCGCCCATCAAAGGAATATGAGGTATTTACTGCAAGCGGCACAACACTATGACTTCAATGTGAAGAATAGGGCCTTCAGAGTAGGAGACCTAGTACTAAGGGAGTTGGCCGCATCTATGTCGGCCAAACAAGGAAAGCTCCAGCCGAACTGGGAAGGGCCTTACAAAGTGACCGAAGTCGTTCGCCCCGGAACCTATAAGCTCGAAACATTGTCAGGCAAATCAATTAAAAATACTTGGCATGCCAGTCGCCTTCAAAAATTTTATCAGTAA
- the LOC141691320 gene encoding uncharacterized protein LOC141691320 → MAMTFSTEDYEDVIRPYEDPLIINPIIGQNKIWKVMVDTSSSANILFHKTYYKMNMAGEQLEPCNEAPLYAIGGHPIQFEGTITLLVLLGKLSYTAEKLVKFYVVRIESPYNAIFGRPFLSTFKAMESIPHLKLKFPTEKGVGEMRGDQKTSRIIMLEDLEKDQEYEGPDGTGKRKRAESEPSGSRETLNIELEKFGVDLSSPIVEPAAETEEVELYAGHSGKMVRIGKNMGADLKAKVIAVIRQYHDVFAWGPEDMPRLDPKTATYCLNVQPEAKPVKQKRTFTVERQKVIEAEVEKLLEAKFIEEIEYPDWLANVVVVKKSNRKWRMYVDYTDLNKACPNGSPPFGVSFPGQPRKHFPSSPCSKGQRFLSGGPNAKRRSKK, encoded by the coding sequence ATGGCCATGACCTTCAGCACTGAAGACTATGAGGATGTCATTCGCCCGTACGAGGACCCTCTGATCATCAATCCTATCATCGGGCAGAACAAGATATGGAAAGTGATGGTGGATACCAGCAGCTCAGCCAATATATTATTCCACAAAACCTACTATAAGATGAACATGGCGGGAGAGCAACTAGAGCCCTGTAACGAGGCCCCCCTTTATGCCATCGGAGGACATCCTATTCAGTTTGAAGGAACGATTACTCTTCTGGTCCTCCTGGGCAAGTTGTCATACACCGCCGAGAAGCTGGTGAAGTTCTATGTGGTTCGTATTGAAAGTCCGTACAATGCAATATTTGGCAGGCCCTTCTTATCAACTTTCAAAGCAATGGAGTCGATACCCCACCTCAAACTCAAGTTCCCAACTGAAAAAGGGGTAGGAGAAATGAGGGGCGATCAGAAAACATCCCGAATCATAATGCTCGAAGACCTTGAGAAGGATCAGGAATATGAAGGACCAGACGGAACCGGGAAGAGGAAGCGGGCAGAGTCCGAACCCAGCGGAAGCCGCGAAACATTGAACATCGAGTTAGAGAAATTTGGGGTTGATCTCTCAAGCCCAATTGTCGAACCCGCAGCGGAAACCGAAGAAGTGGAATTGTATGCGGGACATTCGGGAAAGATGGTCCGAATTGGAAAAAATATGGGAGCGGATCTGAAGGCGAAGGTAATAGCTGTCATCCGGCAATACCATGATGTGTTCGCCTGGGGGCCCGAAGATATGCCCAGATTGGATCCCAAGACGGCAACGTACTGCTTGAATGTGCAGCCTGAGGCCAAGCCGGTAAAGCAGAAGAGGACGTTTACAGTCGAACGACAGAAGGTAATAGAAGCCGAAGTGGAAAAACTTTTAGAAGCCAAATTTATCGAGGAGATCGAGTATCCTGACTGGCTAGCCAATGTGGTGGTCGTGAAAAAGTCGAATAGGAAATGGAGGATGTACGTGGATTACACTGACCTCAACAAAGCATGTCCGAACGGCTCGCCGCCCTTCGGCGTTTCATTTCCCGGTCAGCCGAGAAAGCACTTCCCTTCTTCGCCGTGCTCAAAGGGTCAAAGATTTTTGAGTGGGGGCCCGAATGCCAAAAGGCGTTCGAAGAAGTAA